The following proteins are encoded in a genomic region of Montipora foliosa isolate CH-2021 chromosome 10, ASM3666993v2, whole genome shotgun sequence:
- the LOC137973166 gene encoding uncharacterized protein has translation MATSKQTSGASLVCLVEDDIPGAQLPRSTPEECSVTQLKRWLLCRAASTTGRKQQLVSRVKDYINSGLAAKNLRDPDGGIHLARKKAQLGVLEVVEPDMKTCFPNEGFSENLEGLPEVNFKTIWTYMVACLDAKKQLSTAKPLVKGYNFYKSGHVLTVKSCKKDQRAFIKSQVLPSMKKTAAYTCYIILRIQGLVQRAFCGCPAGVDGRCNHVAATLFAMEVFCKSRAETETTTACTSQPCKWNVPRKRKGDVVPVSQMKFCKHEYGKNKTERSPQIVQDQDVRAPYQRITSNTKLYNIFSKVKDFEKKTGKVLGLSHVLQQKTPEQNKVDMCHDHSYCGLLPQCNELNPPVNTKDKDELISPIKEHPVSMEEICARCEKVKKALFVTDKEVKRIESETRNQSADQQWFIHRKFRITASKAYRCAALKQDTSPTKALREVLQYNTSFTSKAMQAGIEQEPEIIKDYLAQQAQNGHNNITVDKCGFFVSKTHPFLGASPDGIVSDRESSGLLEMKYIQMEESETLEEALIRKRICVKISGILEIHKKHQYYFQVQQQMFVANREWNDFVVKGSRGRSVFIQRVFFDSSFSETVLHKLEFFFHTYMLPEIAYPKVKYGQERLAPQLLARGNH, from the exons ATGGCGACAAGCAAACAAACTTCCGGGGCTTCCTTGGTATGTTTAGTGGAAGATGATATCCCCGGGGCTCAGTTACCCCGGTCAACACCAGAGGAATGTAGTGTTACACAGCTGAAGCGTTGGTTACTATGTAGAGCAGCTTCTACAACTGGAAGAAAGCAGCAGCTAGTGTCAAG GGTCAAAGACTACATCAATTCGGGATTAGCAGCAAAGAATTTGAGGGATCCAGATGGCGGTATTCACCTTGCGAGAAAGAAGGCACAACTTGGTGTACTTGAAGTAGTTGAACCTGATATGAAAACTTGCTTCCCAAATGAAGGTTTTAGCGAGAATCTTGAAGGTTTACCAGAAgtcaattttaaaacaatttggaCCTACATGGTTGCATGTTTAGATGCCAAGAAACAACTGTCGACAGCAAAGCCATTGGTAAAAGGCTACAACTTCTATAAGTCAGGGCATGTTTTAACTGTAAAATCATGCAAAAAAGATCAGAGAGCTTTTATTAAAAGCCAGGTACTGCCTTCAATGAAAAAGACGGCAGCTTACACATGCTACATTATTCTAAGAATACAAGGTCTTGTGCAAAGAGCCTTTTGTGGATGCCCTGCAGGGGTTGATGGCCGCTGCAACCACGTGGCGGCCACCCTTTTTGCAATGGAAGTGTTTTGCAAGTCAAGGGCAGAGACTGAGACAACTACCGCATGTACTTCTCAGCCATGCAAATGGAACGTTCCAAGAAAGAGAAAAGGAGATGTTGTTCCAGTGTCACAAATGAAGTTTTGTAAGCACGAGTATGGAAAGAACAAAACAGAGAGGTCACCACAAATTGTTCAAGATCAGGATGTTAGGGCACCATATCAGAGAATCACGTCAAATACTAAACTGTATAACATTTTCTCAAAGGTTAAAGATTTTGAGAAGAAAACAGGAAAGGTTCTTGGTCTGAGCCATGTTCTGCAGCAGAAAACACCTGAACAAAACAAAGTTGACATGTGTCATGACCACAGTTACTGTGGTCTCCTACCTCAATGCAATGAATTGAATCCACCAGTGAACACAAAAGACAAGGATGAGCTAATTTCACCAATCAAGGAGCATCCTGTATCCATGGAAGAAATTTGTGCTCGCtgtgaaaaagtcaagaaagcATTGTTTGTCACAGATAAGGAGGTAAAAAgaattgaaagtgaaacaagaaATCAATCAGCTGATCAGCAGTGGTTTATACACCGGAAATTCAGAATCACTGCATCGAAGGCTTACAGATGTGCAGCCCTGAAGCAGGATACATCACCAACCAAGGCATTGAGAGAAGTTTTGCAATATAACACTTCTTTTACATCAAAAGCAATGCAAGCTGGAATTGAACAAGAGCCAGAAATTATTAAAGATTATCTTGCCCAGCAAGCACAAAATGGCCACAACAATATTACTGTAGATAAGtgtggtttttttgtttcaaaaacacACCCTTTTCTTGGGGCAAGTCCTGACGGTATTGTTAGTGATAGGGAAAGTTCTGGGCTATTAGAAATGAAATATATTCAAATGGAGGAATCAGAAACTCTTGAGGAAGCTCTTATCAGAAAGCGGATCTGTGTCAAGATCAGTGGTATCCTTGAAATCCACAAAAAGCATCAATACTATTTCCAAGTTCAGCAACAAATGTTTGTAGCTAATAGGGAATGGAATGATTTTGTAGTCAAGGGATCAAGGGGAAGGAGTGTGTTCATTCAAAGAGTTTTCTTTGACAGTAGCTTTTCGGAAACTGTTCTCCATAAACTTGAGTTTTTCTTTCATACATATATGCTTCCAGAGATTGCATACCCTAAGGTTAAGTATGGCCAGGAAAGGCTAGCTCCACAACTTTTGGCCAGAGGTAATCATTAA
- the LOC137973171 gene encoding calreticulin-like: MAVCPIVFLALVSCVLAEDPKIYFVEKFEDESYTDKWVESTFKGSDAGKFKWSAGKFYNDADLDKGIQTSEDAKFYGLSAKFDEPFSNEGKTLVVQFQVKHEQSIDCGGGYVKVFDSSLDQKQMHGDSPYLIMFGPDICGPGTKKVHVIFNYKGKNLLTKKDIRCKDDEFTHLYTLIVKPDNTYEVRIDGSKVESGELEADWDFLPPKKIKDPEAKKPEDWDDKKKIDDPEDKKPEDWDKPQHIPDPDAKKPDDWDDEIDGEWEPPMIDNPDYKGEWKPKQIDNPNYKGEWIHPEIDNPEYQPDEALYKYDEIGALGFDLWQVKSGTIFDNILVTDSVEYSETFAKETFEKTKEGEKKMKDEQDEKERKEREEEEKKAKEEEDKKKAEEEDEEEEEEEEEESKEGEEKPEEEGTDEELKEEASSEESAAEEEEDQTTEEATAKDEL, from the exons ATGGCTGTGTGTCCAATCGTCTTCTTGGCTTTGGTCTCTTGTGTTTTAGCGGAGGATCCAAAAATCTATTTCGTTGAAAAATTCGAAG ACGAGAGTTACACAGATAAATGGGTTGAATCCACCTTCAAGGGCAGTGATGCTGGAAAGTTCAAGTGGTCGGCTGGAAAATTTTACAATGATGCAGATCTGGATAAAG GTATTCAGACTAGTGAAGATGCTAAATTCTACGGACTCTCAGCGAAGTTTGATGAGCCTTTCTCAAATGAGGGAAAAACACTGGTGGTACAATTTCAAGTAAAACACGAACAAAGCATCGATTGTGGTGGTGGTTATGTAAAA GTTTTTGATAGCTCACTCGATCAGAAACAAATGCATGGGGATTCACCATACCTCATCATGTTTG GGCCTGATATTTGTGGACCTGGGACAAAGAAAGTCCATGTTATCTTCAACTATAAAGGAAAGAACTTGCTTACAAAGAAAGATATCAGGTGCAAG GATGATGAATTTACACATCTCTACACTCTTATCGTAAAACCTGACAACACTTATGAAGTACGCATTGATGGATCCAAAGTTGAAAGTGGTGAACTTGAAGCTGATTGGGACTTCTTGCCACCAAAGAAGATCAAAGACCCTGAAGCCAAGAAGCCTGAAGATTGGgatgacaaaaagaaaattgatgatCCTGAAGACAAAAAACCCGAG GACTGGGATAAACCTCAACACATTCCAGACCCTGATGCAAAGAAACCAGATGACTGGGATGATGAAATTGATGGAGAGTGGGAACCACCAATGATCGATAACCCAGACTACAAG GGTGAATGGAAACCTAAACAAATTGACAATCCTAACTACAAAGGTGAATGGATTCATCCAGAAATTGATAACCCAGAGTATCAACCTGATGAGGCACTATACAAGTATGATGAAATTGGTGCTCTTGGTTTTGATTTATGGCAG GTTAAATCGGGAACTATTTTTGATAACATTCTGGTGACAGATTCAGTTGAGTATTCTGAGACATTTGCTaaagaaacatttgaaaaaacaaaagaaggtGAAAAGAAGATGAAAGATGAGCAAGACGAGAAAGAACGCAAAGAACgagaagaggaagaaaagaaggcaaaggaGGAGGAAGATAAGAAGAAAGCAGAAGAAGAGGatgaggaagaggaagaagaggag GAGGAAGAAAGTAAAGAGGGTGAGGAGAAGCCAGAAGAAGAAGGAACTGATGAAGAACTTAAAGAAGAAGCTTCAAGCGAAGAATCTGCGGCTGAAGAAGAGGAAGATCAAACAACAGAAGAAGCAACGGCCAAAGATGAACTTTAA